A window of the Podospora bellae-mahoneyi strain CBS 112042 chromosome 6, whole genome shotgun sequence genome harbors these coding sequences:
- a CDS encoding hypothetical protein (EggNog:ENOG503NXGW; COG:B): MKTAKPPVSENGGSSRRAQPLRQTRMVNRGNSSSSLIANAPAQPIDIFPGLNHFTDAISALPKEIVRHFTLLKEVDAKIFNNEDKLFDNIRRALDTPPPVDPFPSSNDAHNNHIPTSAPMSAQNSSSGVPPYASASTIPSATSPLNPASEARRRIFKETNLKVQEMMVALEEKNHVLLTANDALEKQMKRIESVWPNLESEFSEEAKWGSANHWAYDDVRKAQQQAKSNDKAERSRREGAAALSAAAQHVNAEEAAARSNDRKQAVAAKKNAKGQAGEGDADKTSEPAKKTQGPKSRKAPAEAATPVGLGITTGAPAGSAPAKRRKVETAKANGGAPMERAMSSVFGNSTVKPKTTSPRETPVPESGPKKRKALPTSSGQAKKRTNNAAAMSPSMASSPVIAAFPDTMKGSRASPIPTAIVPPRPASSRARQNSTQLNPEVVRQRAASVASKPNGNARDTPNLSQFGEGPKIDMETKVQKETPIPAPTPKLEPLRTETEIPPPVLEPLHNGNNRKEAITKAPVIAAATVAPSEEKPELKKEKEKEVVASPAIQPTPISTVKTKSGRASKPSTPSLGTFAEATSIVSAALTEKQTAASRSRPSRNTSEAASATDKDKNNGSSISASTTTTSKRSHKKGASISAAAAALAQASSGPNSAKASSNGSSITSEDNIKGSRGTAQHQQPPQSTQEDDDEDEPDGDEPRYCKCNGVSYGEMVGCDGVGCPREWFHLECVGLKIAPKANAKWYCDECKERLKKR, from the exons ATGAAGACGGCCAAACCTCCTGTGTCTGAGAACGGCGGCAGTAGTCGCAGAGCGCAGCCCCTCCGTCAGACGCGCATGGTCAATCGCGGCAACTCCTCGTCGTCGCTCATCGCAAATGCTCCAGCACAGCCCATCGACATTTTCCCCGGCCTCAACCACTTTACCGATGCCATCAGCGCCCTTCCCAAGGAGATAGTCCGTCACTTCACCCTTTTGAAAGAGGTCGACGCCAAAATCTTCAACAACGAGGACAAGCTCTTCGATAACATCCGCCGTGCTCTCGACACCCCGCCTCCGGTCGACCCATTCCCGTCCTCCAATGATGCGCACAATAATCACATTCCCACGTCGGCGCCCATGAGCGCTcagaacagcagcagcggagTGCCACCCTATGCGTCCGCCTCCACGATACCTTCTGCCACTAGCCCTCTCAATCCCGCGAGCGAGGCGCGCCGTCGGATATTCAAAGAAACAAACCTCAAGGTTcaagagatgatggtggctttGGAGGAGAAAAACCACGTTCTTTTGACTGCCAATGATGCCCTCGAAAAGCAAATGAAACGAATTGAATCCGTGTGGCCAAATCTCGAGAGCGAATTCAGCGAGGAGGCCAAATGGGGCAGCGCTAACCATTGGGCCTACGACGATGTTCGAAAAGCACAACAGCAGGCCAAGTCCAATGACAAGGCTGAGCGATCACGCCGGGAAGGGGCTGCTGCTCTGTCAGCTGCTGCCCAACATGTGAACgctgaggaggcggcggctcGGAGCAACGACCGAAAACAAGCAGTcgccgccaagaagaacgCGAAGGGACAAGCAGGTGAAGGCGATGCGGACAAGACGAGTGAGCCAGCCAAGAAGACACAGGGGCCCAAATCTCGCAAAGCGCCTGCGGAGGCGGCGACTCCTGTCGGCCTCGGTATCACCACGGGCGCGCCGGCTGGCTCTGCTCCGGCCAAAAGACGCAAAGTTGAGACTGCTAAGGCAAACGGGGGAGCTCCTATGGAGCGCGCCATGAGCTCGGTGTTTGGTAATAGCACCGTGAAGCCAAAGACGACCAGCCCCCGAGAGACTCCCGTGCCTGAAAGCGGTCCTAAGAAGCGCAAGGCGCTCCCAACATCGAGTGGGCAGGCAAAGAAAAG AACGAATAATGCTGCCGCTATGTCCCCGTCCATGGCCTCGTCGCCTGTCATCGCAGCATTCCCTGATACAATGAAAGGCAGCCGAGCCTCACCGATCCCGACAGCCATTGTTCCTCCCAGGCCAGCGTCTTCTCGTGCCCGTCAGAACTCTACACAACTAAATCCCGAAGTTGTGAGGCAAAGAGCTGCTTCGGTAGCGTCCAAGCCAAATGGAAATGCTCGGGATACGCCAAATCTCAGCCAGTTTGGCGAAGGACCCAAAATAGACATGGAAACAAAAGTACAGAAGGAGACACCCATACCTGCTCCTACCCCCAAGTTGGAGCCGCTAAGGACAGAGACCGAGATTCCGCCACCAGTACTGGAACCCCTGCACAACGGCAATaacagaaaagaagccaTCACAAAGGCACCGGTAATAGCAGCGGCCACAGTAGCACCCTCCGAAGAGAAGCCTGAActaaagaaagaaaaggagaaggaagtGGTAGCTTCGCCCGCCATTCAGCCGACCCCTATAAGTACTGTCAAGACCAAGAGCGGGCGCGCAAGCAAGCCTTCCACCCCGTCTCTAGGCACCTTTGCCGAGGCAACCTCGATAGTCTCTGCAGCCCTAACAGAAAAGCAGACGGCGGCGTCCCGCTCCCGACCATCTAGAAATACCTCGGAAGCAGCGAGCGCAACAGATAAGGACAAGAACAACGGGAGCAGCATATCCGCGAGCACAACGACGACCTCCAAGCGGAGCCATAAGAAGGGTGCTTCCATCTCTGCTGCAGCGGCAGCTCTTGCCCAGGCATCATCCGGTCCCAATTCTGCCAAGGCTTCATCCAACGGCAGCAGTATCACAAGTGAAGACAACATCAAAGGCAGCAGGGGAACTGctcaacatcagcaacctCCGCAGAGTACTCAagaagacgatgatgaggacgaacCAGATGGGGACGAGCCAAGGTACTGCAAGTGCAACGGCGTTAGTTATGGCGAAATGGTGGGCTGTGACGGGGTGGGCTGCCCGAGAGAGTGGTTTCATCTAGAGTGCGTGGGGTTGAAAATTGCACCCAAAGCCAATG CAAAATGGTATTGCGACGAATGCAAGGAGcggttgaagaagagataA
- the RER2 gene encoding cis-prenyltransferase (EggNog:ENOG503NVA6; COG:H): protein MSDLYLSRIRNWFLSSPPAEWAINRLRDTLIGSLSQGPIPGHVAFEMDGNRRYARSHKIETVEGHHLGFEALARVLEICYKCGVKVVTVYAFSLENFHRPKYEVDGLMQLAKVKLEQLIQHGELLDRYGASVKVLGRLDLIPPDVLEVVERAVAVTSHNTTCVLNICFPYTSREEMTTAIRTTVEEYSTTPRPHSTPFSQSRITQKILSKQGDKPEILESIEETPSQSDDHDQDDAVSTATTLRSDPSTQKSEGSENVAIYPNAETITPETIDKHLYTAGCPPLDIFVRTSGVERLSDFMLWQCHQDTHIFFLKCFWPEFDLWHFLPVLVEWQHRQKQKQRDEKPRRVKQA, encoded by the exons ATGTCTGACCTCTACCTCTCCCGTATCCGTAACTGGTTCCTCAGTTCGCCGCCAGCAGAATGGGCCATCAACCGCCTTAGAGACACTTTGATAGGATCATTGAGCCAAGGACCTATCCCAGGCCATGTCGCTTTCGAAATGGACGGCAACCGAAGATATGCCAGAAGTCACAAGATCGAGACAGTAGAAGGCCATCACCTCGGCTTCGAGGCTCTGGCCCGGGTTCTGGAGATTTGCTACAAGTGTGGTGTCAAGGTGGTCACCGTCTATGCTTTTAGTCTGGAAAACTTCCACCGGCCCAAGTATGAGGTCGACGGCCTGATGCAACTGGCCAAGGTGAAGCTCGAGCAACTCATTCAGCATGGGGAGCTGTTGGACAGATACGGTGCTAGTGTCAAGGTATTGGGGCGTCTTGATCTGATCCCCCCAGATGTTCTCGAAGTGGTGGAAAGAGCGGTCGCTGTTACCAGTCACAACACAAC ATGTGTTCTCAACATTTGCTTCCCCTACACTTCGCGGGAAGAAATGACAACAGCCATCAGGACGACTGTAGAAGAATATTCAACCACCCCTCGGCCACACAGCACCCCATTTTCGCAGAGCAGAATTACGCAAAAGATCTTGTCCAAACAGGGTGACAAACCAGAGATTCTGGAGTCTATTGAAGAGACCCCCTCTCAGTCggacgaccacgaccaggATGATGCCGTGTCGACGGCTACCACCCTTCGTTCCGATCCATCTACGCAAAAGTCGGAGGGCTCGGAAAACGTAGCCATCTATCCAAACGCGGAGACAATCACGCCCGAGACCATCGATAAGCATCTCTACACTGCCGGGTGCCCCCCGCTTGACATATTCGTGCGAACCAGCGGCGTGGAGAGACTGAGTGACTTCATGCTCTGGCAGTGCCACCAGGACACGCATATTTTCTTCCTCAAGTGCTTCTGGCCTGAATTTGATCTCTGGCACTTCCTGCCTGTGCTGGTAGAATGGCAGCACAgacaaaagcaaaagcaacGTGACGAGAAGCCTAGGCGGGTGAAACAGGCTTGA
- a CDS encoding hypothetical protein (BUSCO:EOG09264W1U; EggNog:ENOG503NX88; COG:S) translates to MSFTNAPVTRTLVVGLVGASIAASLFDIKHYFYISIGTHILRYHQLWRVLAYQLCYLNSSEVLFGAMALYNMRTIEQRWGSRKYASFILVTALFTSMVPPLILTAFLRPLSFGVLDFLPAGPTPIIFAILAQYHAMIPHMYKYKVALATGPPTGQDSATLTFSDKSTRYMMAGQLAMSQFPGSLLGAVVGWLVGYAWRNEALPGVLTRWRVPGWVVGMRGQKTNAEFENMRRRLESEGASTGTASGIQQQQAGPTEGNNRRRTMGQQLIDEVRGAF, encoded by the exons ATGTCATTCACAAACGCGCCGGTAACGCGCacattggtggtgggattggTTGGCGCATCGATAGCAGCCAGCCTTTTCGACATAAAACACTATTTCTATATCTCCATCGGCACCCATATTCTACGATATCACCAGTTATGGCGGGTCCTGGCGTACCAGCTATGCTATCTCAACTCATCCGAGGTCCTGTTTGGGGCAATGGCTCTATACAATATGAGAACTATTGAGCAGCGGTGGGGCTCAAGAAAATATGCC TCAttcatcctcgtcaccgCACTCTTCACCTCGATGGTGCCACCGCTTATACTGACGGCATTCCTCAGGCCACTGAGTTTTGGCGTGCTAGATTTCCTACCTGCCGGTCCAACACCGATCATATTTGCGATTCTGGCTCAATACCATGCCATGATCCCACACATGTACAAGTACAAGGTGGCACTGGCTACGGGGCCACCAACTGGCCAGGACTCGGCAACGCTGACCTTCTCAGACAAGTCAACCAGATACATGATGGCAGGGCAGCTGGCCATGTCCCAGTTCCCGGGCTCCCTTCTTGGTGCCGTGGTGGGCTGGCTCGTTGGATACGCCTGGCGCAATGAGGCCCTACCTGGGGTTTTGACTCGCTGGCGGGTTCctggttgggttgttggtaTGAGAGGTCAGAAGACCAATGCTGAGTTTGAGAATATGAGAAGGCGGCTGGAAAGTGAAGGGGCCTCAACTGGCACAGCTTCTGGtatccagcaacaacaagctgGCCCAACTGAAGGCAACAACAGACGGAGGACGATGGGCCAGCAGCTCATCGACGAAGTCCGCGGTGCATTTTAA
- a CDS encoding hypothetical protein (COG:S; EggNog:ENOG503P8W4) — translation MNGAETRRGGSGGGGVGGRGEDGYGRMPAPAVQPPSLSDVAPTAKALVDGYRNEILGGVEGDKARISPLNTNQPQTSPLVDLNDSIQVHLLTETALSDSKSYEILSQEEVDGLKKQIQSLGMRVEHARANLAIQSKYRDAAVSMAKLYSPGGKRKSLLGNRMSDSAKEAEMEKATSERRCEELASELFHLEKGLMEPQRRLLQHTAGVLQLTHRASSKKSGQPQLLGQPMNGMPGSPESLYTYTNTRNSMEIPNEQLDFNNKDEDLYLSLETDGPPATRARKNILEIPIKSPIREQNAQLRELREEVERYKEEIARMKEENAQLKRSEEQLSQDYARAEAEKTRLEEMEEQLREEHARVMEENSRMKDETMRSKDESGSRLQEADSRMKAIEQQMGAQMDALQAQTSEQQRAISMTESRLEDLNDKLRDLIVAFNPAKNEEFGRPDADNLEAQLDYLENGLNTAITEQQQQAANLTKTDKVAAEAAAASSEAAALATTLSKVESSFGQTEVRLQNLNRQVLFILQQTNVDQAPPPEGDLNVQLNYLEDSVDKVSSEIGRVVEASMAGSTSKRNLEQVDAVLMGLWEIIQTGYAEIAQQKAARRQARALGQGTPDDDEDLSSNEFEGDTNEPYSLPAFSAKVQWLYAQATGLREQKYILQRQIKQQRELNNRSESEKDQELQAKKEELEKTHMLLDDSERAAQEAQEKLQKVLVDLDSMQKASAANETASASSVKVVQEQLKERNAQVSALESEYSAIQARLATVESNMSSVQNQLIQANESRVAAEGEVAALKSELAAASEASANAGKEVEKLQADLKQKDEELEAMNMMVIELKTEMTIAKAELDGAYGSRKQRAAEAAKFSNTAETAELNAQVVKLRSELEAALRDLEDITKESINSEKEKLDLESQLDDAVAVKARLEQEVKVLRDRLDKVKEELDKERLRPPNSPVPGTGAGAGAGRAGATMLSEQFRATMKEERRKFQEELREEQFRRRKLEDELRALKRGTTASVGSRGGLLSPR, via the exons ATGAACGGCGCCGAAACTAGGAGAGGCGGGTctggtggcggaggagtaggaggaagaggggaagatGGCTACGGACGCATGCCTGCACCTGCCGTACAACCACCATCGTTGTCAGACGTCGCACCGACGGCAAAGGCACTAGTCGACGGCTACAGGAATGAGATTCTCGGGGGAGTAGAGGGTGACAAGGCGAGAATTAGCCCA CTAAACACAAACCAACCGCAAACATCGCCTCTCGTTGATCTTAATGACTCGATTCAGGTGCATCTCTTGACCGAAACGGCGTTATCGGACAGTAAAAGCTATGAAATCCTCTCGCAAGAGGAAGTTGACGGCCTCAAGAAACAGATTCAGTCACTGGGAATGCGCGTCGAACATGCGAGGGCGAACCTGGCTATACAGTCCAAATACCGCGATGCAGCAGTTTCAATGGCCAAACTCTACTCGCCTGGCGGCAAAAGAAAGAGTCTGTTGGGTAACCGTATGAGTGACTCGGCCAAAGAAgcagagatggaaaaggccaCCAGTGAACGCCGTTGTGAGGAACTGGCTTCAGAGCTGTTTCACCTAGAAAAAGGCTTGATGGAGCCTCAGCGGCGTCTGCTCCAACACACTGCCGGCGTCCTGCAGCTAACCCATAGGGCGTCCTCGAAGAAGTCCGGACAGCCGCAGCTGCTTGGTCAGCCGATGAACGGCATGCCAGGAAGCCCCGAGAGTCTCTATACCTACACCAACACGAGAAACAGCATGGAGATCCCCAACGAGCAGCTCGATTTCAACAACAAAGATGAGGACTTGTACCTGTCGCTCGAAACGGATGGGCCGCCAGCCACCCGTGCGCGTAAGAACATACTGGAGATTCCTATCAAGTCCCCTATCCGCGAGCAAAATGCCCAGCTGCGGGAACTACgtgaggaggtggagcgcTACAAAGAGGAGATTGCGCGCATGAAAGAGGAGAATGCGCAGCTCAAACGATCCGAGGAGCAGCTGAGCCAAGATTATGCCCGCGCCGAGGCGGAAAAGACAAGactggaggagatggaggagcaaCTCAGGGAGGAACATGCCAGGGTCATGGAAGAGAACTCTCGCATGAAGGACGAAACAATGCGCTCCAAGGACGAGAGCGGGTCGAGGCTGCAAGAGGCTGATTCACGAATGAAAGCGATTGAGCAGCAGATGGGGGCCCAAATGGACGCGTTGCAGGCGCAAACTTCGGAGCAACAGAGAGCCATCTCGATGACGGAATCTAGGCTCGAGGACTTGAACGACAAGCTCCGTGATCTGATCGTCGCATTCAACCCGGCCAAGAATGAAGAATTTGGTCGTCCGGACGCTGATAACCTCGAGGCGCAGCTCGACTATCTGGAAAATGGTCTCAACACGGCGATCactgagcagcagcaacaggctgCTAACTTGACCAAAACCGACAAGGTGGCAGCTGAAGCGGCCGCAGCATCCTCCGAGGCCGCCGCGTTGGCAACAACTCTTTCCAAGGTCGAATCCTCGTTTGGGCAAACTGAGGTCCGTCTGCAGAATTTGAACCGCCAAGTCTTGTTCATTCTCCAGCAGACCAATGTTGACCAGGCACCACCGCCCGAGGGAGATCTCAATGTCCAGCTCAACTACTTGGAGGACTCGGTCGACAAGGTCAGTTCTGAGATTGGGAGAGTTGTTGAGGCCTCGATGGCCGGCTCGACTAGCAAGCGTAATCTCGAGCAAGTCGATGCTGTGCTCATGGGTCTGTGGGAGATCATCCAGACTGGTTATGCCGAGATTGCTCAGCAAAAGGCAGCACGCAGACAAGCCCGTGCCCTGGGCCAAGGCACCCcagacgatgacgaggatttGTCAAGCAACGAGTTTGAAGGTGACACGAACGAACCGTACTCCCTGCCGGCATTCTCTGCCAAGGTTCAATGGCTCTATGCGCAAGCGACTGGTCTCCGAGAGCAAAAGTACATCCTTCAACGGCAGATCAAGCAACAGCGTGAGCTCAACAACCGCAGCGAATCTGAAAAAGACCAGGAGCTTcaagccaagaaggaggagttggagaagaccCACATGCTCCTCGATGATAGCGAGCGTGCCgcccaagaagcccaagaaaAGCTCCAAAAGGTCCTTGTCGACCTCGACTCCATGCAGAAAGCCAGCGCCGCCAACGAAACGGCCTCTGCCTCCTCGGTCAAGGTTGTTCAGGAACAGCTCAAGGAGCGTAACGCCCAGGTGTCTGCTCTCGAATCAGAGTACAGTGCCATTCAGGCACGTCTCGCCACCGTGGAGTCCAATATGTCGTCTGTTCAGAACCAGCTTATCCAAGCCAACGAGTCCCGTGTTGCTgcggagggtgaggtggctGCTCTCAAGTCCGAACTGGCTGCCGCAAGCGAAGCCTCTGCCAACGCGGGCAAAGAGGTTGAGAAGCTGCAGGCCGACCTGAAGCAGAAggacgaggagctcgaggcgATGAACATGATGGTGATTGAACTTAAGACGGAGATGACCATTGCcaaggccgagctcgacgGTGCCTACGGTTCGCGTAAGCAgcgggcggcggaggcggccAAGTTTTCCAACACTGCCGAGACAGCTGAGCTCAACGCCCAGGTGGTCAAGCTGCGGTCTGAGTTGGAAGCTGCCTTGCGTGATCTGGAGGACATCACCAAAGAGAGCATCAATTCTgaaaaggagaagctggattTGGAGAGCCAGTTGGACGATGCTGTGGCTgtgaaggcgaggttggagcaAGAGGTCAAGGTGTTGAGGGATAGGCTGGACAAGGTaaaggaggagttggataAGGAGCGGTTGAGGCCACCCAACTCGCCTGTGCCAGGTACCGGAGCGGGTGCCGGAGCTGGAAGAGCCGGGGCTACCATGTTGAGTGAGCAGTTCCGGGCTACtatgaaggaggagaggaggaagttcCAGGAAGAGTTACGG GAGGAGCAATTTAGACGTCGCAAACTCGAGGACGAGCTCAGGGCACTAAAACGgggcaccaccgccagcgtcGGGAGTCGCGGGGGGCTTCTCAGTCCCAGGTGA
- a CDS encoding hypothetical protein (BUSCO:EOG09261B6Y; EggNog:ENOG503NVIE; COG:E) gives MSNGVVANGASADQTHTASQRYLSTRGEDSGFSFEEVVLKGLASDGGLYIPEAIPSAENWESWKDLSFTDLAFNIISLFVSPSEIPSEDLKDIINRSYATFRADEVTPLVNLQGDVHLLELFHGPTFAFKDVALQFLGNLFEYFLVRRNEGKTGRDRYHLTVVGATSGDTGSAAIYGLRGKKDVSVFMLHPKGRVSPVQEQQMTTVLDANVHNLAVTGNFDNCQDIVKALFADPEINSTHKLGAVNSINWARILAQTVYYFHAYFSLLRQQPSTFKLGDKVRFAVPSGNFGDILAGYFALRMGLPVDKLVIATNENDILDRFFKTGRYEKKPTYGSKAEGGLEQDGVKAHEDGVKETLSPAMDILVSSNFERLLWFLAYQFASSAGMDDEWNKKQAGQEVSSWLSDLKNKGGFGPVYKDVLEAARKNFESERVSDPETLDTIKALYKEVGYVLDPHTAVGVEAARRTQKRALAEEGAAKHIISLSTAHPAKFAGAVELALKEEPEFNFQENVLPPEFVGLDKKEKRVSDVANDWKAVRDVVRQQVEEEFKALGY, from the exons ATGTCCAACGGTGTCGTTGCCAATGGCGCTTCTGCCGACCAGACTCACACTGCGTCGCAGCGCTACCTGAGCACCCGTGGTGAAGACAGCGGC TTCTCCTTTGAAGAGGTCGTCCTCAAGGGCCTTGCCTCCGACGGTGGTCTATACATTCCCGAAGCCATTCCCTCCGCCGAGAACTGGGAATCCTGGAAGGATCTTTCCTTTACCGACCtcgccttcaacatcatctcccttttcgtctccccctccgaaATCCCCTCGGAGGACCTCAAGGATATTATCAACAGGAGTTACGCAACCTTTCGTGCCGACGAAGTCACACCACTGGTGAACCTCCAAGGTGATGTTCATCTTCTCGAGCTTTTCCACGGCCCAACCTTTGCTTTCAAGGATGTGGCCCTCCAGTTCCTCGGAAACCTCTTCGAGTATTTCTTGGTGCGCAGAAACGAGGGAAAGACCGGCCGTGACAGATACCACTTGACCGTGGTGGGTGCCACGAGCGGTGATACTGGCTCGGCTGCCATTTACGGTCtcagggggaagaaggacgTCTCGGTTTTCATGCTCCACCCCAAGGGGCGCGTGAGCCCCGTCCAGGAGCAGCAGATGACCACGGTGCTGGACGCCAATGTTCATAATCTGGCTGTCACTGGCAACTTTGACAACTGCCAG GACATCGTCAAGGCTCTTTTTGCCGACCCTGAGATCAACTCGACCCACAAGCTCGGCGCCGTCAACAGCATCAACTGGGCTCGTATTCTCGCCCAAACTGTCTACTACTTTCACGCCTatttctccctcctccgccagcaacCATCTACCTTCAAGCTCGGCGACAAGGTCCGCTTCGCTGTTCCTTCCGGAAACTTTGGCGACATTCTCGCTGGTTACTTCGCCCTTCGTATGGGTCTCCCCGTCGACAAGCTCGTTATTGCCACCAACGAGAACGATATTCTCGACCGCTTTTTCAAGACTGGTCGTTacgagaagaagcccacCTACGGCTCCAAGGCCGAAGGCGGTCTTGAGCAGGACGGTGTCAAGGCCCACGAGGATGGCGTGAAGGAAACTCTTTCTCCCGCCATGGATATCCTGGTGTCTTCCAACTTTGAGCGCCTGCTATGGTTCTTGGCGTATCAGTTTGCCTCCAGCGCTGGGATGGACGATGAGTGGAACAAGAAGCAGGCTGGTCAGGAAGTTTCTTCCTGGCTGTCTGACCTCAAGAACAAGGGTGGTTTCGGGCCGGTATACAAGGACGTTCTTGAAGCTGCGCGCAAGAACTTTGAGAGTGAAAGGGTCAGCGACCCGGAGACActcgacaccatcaaggCCCTCTACAAGGAAGTTGGCTATGTTCTTGACCCCCACACGGCAGTCGGCGTGGAGGCTGCGAGAAGGACACAAAAGCGCGCTCTTGCGGAAGAAGGTGCCGCAAAGCACAtcatctctctctcaacagcccatCCGGCCAAGTTTGCCGGCGCGGTTGAGCTGGCGCTCAAGGAGGAGCCAGAGTTTAACTTCCAGGAGAATGTCCTCCCACCTGAATTCGTTGGgctggacaagaaggagaagagagtcAGTGATGTGGCGAACGATTGGAAGGCTGTACGAGATGTCGTCAGGCAacaagtggaggaggagttcaagGCCCTGGGTTACTAA